AAAGGAGGAATGACTGATACAATAAACGAGCGTTCTGAAACTATTTTAGAAAGGAATTTATCATACATTCTTATTTTTAAGACATGTTCTCCCGAAGGAATATTTGTATAAGTCAACTTTCGATAATCAGACGGGTGAGTTTGATTCTTATCAACTCCCTCCATTGACCATGAAAATTTAAAATTAGCCGTTTTACGACTAATAGGCAAAAGCTCTATTGTCAGGTTATTCTGATTATATTGTAAAGTTATTCTTTCCATACTATCTAAAGGGACATTCAAATTGAAGTCACTATTATCACGAATGGAGCGGCCTGATACTAAAATATCCTGTACAAAAATTCGTCCTTTGGGTTTAGACTGTCTAAGATCTGCTGGGTCAAAGATCACTGCCCCACTATTGGTACCCCAAGCTAAAAAATTATTGCGCAATTGACAATGAGCATCTCTATTAAACGAATCATTGGACAAAAATGGGAAATAGCCCGTCACTTTCTTTTTTACCGGATTAAACTGGCACAAACCGCTTTCAGTACCTACCCACAAATATCCATCTGAATAGACAATACTATTTGTATAATTAGAAGGTAAGCCTGAATCCGTGGTAAATCGCTCAACTGTTTTAGTTTTAAGATCAAAACAAGTTAAGCCACTACCACTAGAACAAAGCCAAACTTTATCTCCTAACAACAATAAATCTTGAAATACATCTCCATATAAAAGAGTCCCAGATTCTCCTGTTCGCTTATTAATATACACCAATCCGTGAGAACAAGCCAATAACATTTTCCCCGGCAACCATTCCGTAAATGCAGATACTGCATAATAAGAATATTGACGGAATTTTCTTTTCTCAGATATATAACAATTCACCGCATTAAGATTGCTACCAATCCATACATCTCCTTCACTATCACAATAAATATCAAACACAAAATTGAACTCAGCAGTAGCTCCTTTTTTACTTTTTGAATAATGGGCAACCTCCTCTCTTGTCTTTTCATCTATTACATAAACGCCTGATGAATAGCTACCACACCATATTTTACCTTTAGAATCTTCACATAGAGAAAGAAACACATGAGCCTGATCTTTCCCATTCTGATAGTACGTTTGCCACTGATCCTTCTTAACATCCCAACAACTAATACCATTATCTGTTGCAAACCAAAGATTCCCCATGCGATCTTCAATAATCTGATTAACATGATTGTTATGTAGCGAATTGGATTTATTCATCTGATGCACGATTCTGGTTATGAGCGGAGAAGATTGATCAAAATAAGAGACTCCACCGGTAATCGTGGCAACCCAAACACGCCCATTCCCCTTATCATGAAAAATGTCGTAGACTCCATTTCCCGAGAGTGATAAAGGAACATCCATATCCTCCTTAAAAACATTCATGACCTTATTTTTAATCTTATGCAATTGCCAAATGCCTTGCCCGTCAACACCAACCAATACAGTAGAATCAGAATTCGATTCTATTGCCAATATAGGTTGTTTAGGAAAGCTTGTATCCAAAAATCTATTGAGAGAAACAGTGGAAAAATCATAATAAAATAATCCGTCACACAAAGTACCTATCCATAATCGTTTATGCTCTTTATCAAAAAACAGAGTAGATACATCTAGATTTTTACCCGGTGCGTACTTATAGATATCCTCTTCTCGCATAGAATGAGTGTCTATCAAACTTATCCCCTCTCTAGTAGCAGCTACTAAATGAGAGTCATCATACCAAACAGCAGACTGAAAATCACGAGATTTAATCACTGTGGTTAATGAATCTTTATCTGTATATTTATACAACCCAACATTAGTAGCAATCCAGTAATCTCTATGATTATCAATCAAAAAACGGTTTACACCTAAGATAGAACTACTTAAGACTTTCCTCATATTCAACAGAAAATCAAACCTATCATAGATAGCATTATATCTAAAAATCTGACCATTATTAGAATAGGCAAGCAAATCACCATTAGCATACTTCAACTTAACAAATATTACATCCGGCATATTAAAAGAAAGATGATATATACGATAATTATCGTTTCCCAAGCGGATAATACCACTACGAGAAGAAGCCCAGATAAAGCCATTATCATCTTTGCAGATGGATGCGGTCTCTCTCATTGAAATTCCATAAATGTCATTGACATTATGAAATTTCACATTCGAAGGATATAAATAAGATAGGGAAATGAACAATGAGGATATAAATAGTAGGTATTTCATAATAGCACTAGGTTTTCTGCAAAAATAGTGCTTTTAATAAGAAGAACGTGAATGTTAGCAAACATTTATTAATGAAATGCAATTAAGAGAAAAAAGCATGTTATAAATCAATACGACACTACATAAATTGACTCCAAGTTAGCATATCTCTAATTTTTACGATGAGTAGGTAGAGTAAAGTCATTAGAATCACAAATTACTCCATTTTCATCAGAAACAGCTACACGGAGAGTTATTTCACTCTCTTTTAAGCTGTTCCCGGCATAAATCGTAGCAGTATATCGAATGCCTTCTCCAGGAAGGATCTGTTCAATCATAACCGACGGAGAGATGCCTATATGTTTCAGTTTACTCACTTGCTCCACTACAGGAACCACATTATAAACTGGGCGCTTCCCTTCATTCATAACATCAAATATCACTTTACTAGTCTCACCCGCATCAATAGCTTGATTACGACCGTCATCAATAAAGCGGATATTACGCACTTTAAGTGAGTTATAAG
This is a stretch of genomic DNA from uncultured Bacteroides sp.. It encodes these proteins:
- a CDS encoding two-component regulator propeller domain-containing protein, translated to MKYLLFISSLFISLSYLYPSNVKFHNVNDIYGISMRETASICKDDNGFIWASSRSGIIRLGNDNYRIYHLSFNMPDVIFVKLKYANGDLLAYSNNGQIFRYNAIYDRFDFLLNMRKVLSSSILGVNRFLIDNHRDYWIATNVGLYKYTDKDSLTTVIKSRDFQSAVWYDDSHLVAATREGISLIDTHSMREEDIYKYAPGKNLDVSTLFFDKEHKRLWIGTLCDGLFYYDFSTVSLNRFLDTSFPKQPILAIESNSDSTVLVGVDGQGIWQLHKIKNKVMNVFKEDMDVPLSLSGNGVYDIFHDKGNGRVWVATITGGVSYFDQSSPLITRIVHQMNKSNSLHNNHVNQIIEDRMGNLWFATDNGISCWDVKKDQWQTYYQNGKDQAHVFLSLCEDSKGKIWCGSYSSGVYVIDEKTREEVAHYSKSKKGATAEFNFVFDIYCDSEGDVWIGSNLNAVNCYISEKRKFRQYSYYAVSAFTEWLPGKMLLACSHGLVYINKRTGESGTLLYGDVFQDLLLLGDKVWLCSSGSGLTCFDLKTKTVERFTTDSGLPSNYTNSIVYSDGYLWVGTESGLCQFNPVKKKVTGYFPFLSNDSFNRDAHCQLRNNFLAWGTNSGAVIFDPADLRQSKPKGRIFVQDILVSGRSIRDNSDFNLNVPLDSMERITLQYNQNNLTIELLPISRKTANFKFSWSMEGVDKNQTHPSDYRKLTYTNIPSGEHVLKIRMYDKFLSKIVSERSFIVSVIPPFWETWWFRFLLTALVLSLLYLFLRFYINRLKQRHTEDKVRFFANMAHEIRTTITLIKAPIEELNRKAFSKEDKYFLDIAVEQARRLSSTVTHLLDFQKADIGKEQLSMKMVDIAEMLKHRILMFESFAKSKNVNLQFSAEPDVYMAAIDRLKIETVVDNLISNAIKYSNNGSQVDISFSGDASSWILKVKDYGIGMSSKAQKKLFHEFYRSENAINSNNIGSGIGLLLAKSYVTLHGGTISCSSHEDEGSLFKITIPFKEIPIDELKSDEEIIAESEVSDKELLKLASSVSKMRLLIVEDNEELRHFMVSVLRHEFEVSIATDGEIAWQAIQKQMPDIVVSDVMMPNMDGFELCRLIKSTYETSHIPVVLLTALADKAEQLHGLGLGADNYLTKPFDMALVIQRIRSIVQNRKVLREKALKLIGENSEEALFNNELNDQFIKKAMDTVWANMINTEFSNKEFASAMNISEPLLYKKIKSLAGQTPLEFIKAVRLNHALELLKTRKHTVTEVSEMCGFSSLNYFGKAFKKHFDKSPSEI
- a CDS encoding glycine zipper family protein → MRRKIATSTLFLFLFTACATTQMGNPDATLAGAYIGGSLGNAVGGLIGENSNGWRGGYRGSAIGTIVGTIAGAAIGNALTTPKEEDVYTPNVRRNTYSGSDITKYSGIQYAYNSLKVRNIRFIDDGRNQAIDAGETSKVIFDVMNEGKRPVYNVVPVVEQVSKLKHIGISPSVMIEQILPGEGIRYTATIYAGNSLKESEITLRVAVSDENGVICDSNDFTLPTHRKN